The Desulfovibrio sp. X2 DNA window GCCAAAAACAGGCCAAGGGGGCCTTCCGCCCCGGCTTGCAGTGCGATCCCTCGGCAACGCCAGGATACTGTCCTGGCATTACAGGCAATTTTCAACGAAATTTTTCCTGGTCTACTGGTGGAGGCGGCAATTTCCCGAGCGCCGGTTCAGGGAGGCGGCATCCCCTGCGTCCATGATCCGTGGACAATTCTATAATTGCTGGTCTGAGAATATCATGCGGCCTGTCCGGGCGCAGCGGACCGGATCAGCGCATCATCTGCGCGGACAGGACAAGCGATGCCCCGGCGGTCCAGGCGATCGCGCGTTCATGCGTGTAGAGGTCAGGGAAAAAACGGACCGAGCTGAAGAGCTAGAGTTCTTCCAGGCGGGTCTTGATGTCGCGCAGCTCGGACTCGATCTCGAGCAGCAGGCCCGAGCGCTGGTCGTCCTCGAGGGCCTTCCTGGCGCCCTCGATGGTCAGCCCCTTGTCCCAGAGCAGGTGCTTGATGCGGCGGACGACCTCGATGGTCTCCTCGGTGTAGGCGCGCTGGCCGGACGGTGTGCGCACCGGCTTTATCTGCTCGAACTCCGTTTCCCAGAAGCGCAGCACGTAGGGCTTCACCTCGAGCAGCTTGGCGGCCTGGCCGATCTTGTAGGTCTTGGCTTTGTCCCGGCCTTCCATGCCGGGTATCAATAGCTGCCTGGACTCGGAAAGTAAAACCCGCCGGGCGGGCGCTGGCGCGTCCGTCTCCGGCGGGTAAATGTTCTTCTCGTCCGGGGCCATGCCCCCTCCAGGCTTACTGCAGCCGCACGGACAGCGCGGCCAGCACCTTGTCGGTCAGGGTCCCGTGCGCCTTGTCCACGTCCGCGTCGCGCAGCGTCCTGTCCGGCGCGCGATACGTCAGGCGGAAGGTCAGGTTGCGGCCGTCCCCGCCCTTGGGCGCGTAGCTGTCCACCAGCCGCGCGTCCTCGAGCAGCTTCACGCCCGCCCCGCGCATGGCGGCCAGCACCTGGTCCACGTGCACGGAATGCGGCGTGACCAGGGTCACGTCGCGCCACGAGGCCGGGAAGCGCGGCAGCTCGCAGAAGCTGATCTTCTCCGCGCTCCAGGCGTCGCGCAGGGCCGCCACGTCCAGGTCGGCCAGCCAGACCTCGGAACGCGCCCGGTACTCCCCGGCGATCTCGGGGTCGAGCAGGCCGAGCAGGCCGAGGTCGCGGCCGTTCGCGGAGACGCTCACGCAGGGGCTGAGGAAGGGATGCTCCCCGGCCATGGTAAAGGCCAGTCCGGACACGCCGAGCGCGCGCGCCAGGTCCTCGACCAGCCCCTTCAGGTCCGCGTAGTCGGCCAGCGCGTCGGCAGGCCAGGGGTGGCCGCCCGGGAAGCGCCCGCCGTGCAGCAGGATGCCCAGCCGGGTATGCTCGCGCGTTCTGGTGTCGGACGTCTCGTCCGCGAAGTAGGTCTTGGCGACCTCGAAAAGCCTGAGGTCCGCGTTGCCCTGGTTCAGGTTGGCGCGAAGCGCCTGCAGCAGGCCCGCGACCACGCTCGTGCGCATCACGGCCTGGTCCTCGGTCAGCGGGTTGGCAACGCGCACGCGGCCCTCGCGGGGGAGCCGCAGGGCGTCCAGGTCCGCCTCGGCCACGAAGCTGTAGTAGATGCACTCGCGAAGCCCGGCGCCGCGGCCCCAGTGCTTGAGGCGCATGAGGAAGTCGAACTCGCCGCCGCCCACGGGCGCTCCGGCGCCGCCGATGACCGCGGGCATGGTTTCGGGGATGCGGTCGATGCCGTAGACGCGGGCGACCTCTTCCACGAGGTCGATCTCGCGCTCGAGGTCGCGGCGGAACGAGGGAGCGCGCACGGTCCATTCGGCCGTGTCCGTCTTCTCCAGCTCGCAGCCCACGCCGCGAAGCGTCCGCTCGCAGAAGGCCGGGTCGAAATCGATGCCCACCACGGCGCCGGCGCGCTTCG harbors:
- a CDS encoding MerR family transcriptional regulator, whose product is MEGRDKAKTYKIGQAAKLLEVKPYVLRFWETEFEQIKPVRTPSGQRAYTEETIEVVRRIKHLLWDKGLTIEGARKALEDDQRSGLLLEIESELRDIKTRLEEL